In Arachis stenosperma cultivar V10309 chromosome 1, arast.V10309.gnm1.PFL2, whole genome shotgun sequence, one DNA window encodes the following:
- the LOC130983841 gene encoding uncharacterized protein LOC130983841, translated as MSKPINKKVKDTKRAKYAAAKTKENIMQPDDALVEDVSDGEVDLGFVGTLGIIDVYEALDPGAESDGANSWHSEEMKTPPNSEDELQSDEESDEFPIFRNSTRFGELHLQVGMKFNTKYEFREAVREYTIQEGRRIKFKKNDNIRCRAVCKVKECAWVVYASRDCDDSCWQIKTFNDDHTCARENTNRAANRAWVASKLVKKVRKYPNFKQCEAAVYFRTKCDLILNRNSIARALVDARNVVYGDEKAQYAKLRDYAETLLKTNPGSTVQLCVEPQPNGDVIFDKMYVCLYGCKMGFKAGCRPLIGLDGAFLKTQFGGKILAAVAQDANHHIYVIAWAIVEIENTETWRWFLELLHADLGDYKTNGWCFISDMQKCINVLQGLIQAVQDVMPRVHHRFCIWHLWRNFNKQWKELELRGLLWESARSTTFQDFIDNMKNIKRVNEEAWAYLNKWPRESWTKSQFSHRAKLDNICNNACEVFNARIKEARSKLIITLLEEVRMFVMRTIAKNKVKLVNHVGILPPVIQSRLDKIRKESKNWMPIWTGDEDYEKFEVHGHPTNMVVDLGKRLCTCQFWMLTGIPCVHACAALARVNKRPEDFCHQLCTMETYNKTYVHHINPLSGQSLWKKSLYTQPQAPNIRRRPGALTKKRRKDADEGNSGNKKAKPSGSLKRHLKPFTCRYCGVKRHTKRGCSKKRLDEVAAAVAAAKAASDKAKTNAAPSTSEAGPQPQIAAAPADEPPAVEIDISQPNYEGSQDIAGPATAPPSRPQKLPTKRRSSPPPQSIGVDPMQGASVATSSRLHNFMKFVPTPGFKAPRKKNNS; from the exons ATGTCCAAACCAATAAATAAGAAAGTAAAGGACACCAAGAGAGCTAAATATGCTGCTGCTAAGACAAAAGAGAACATAATGCAACCAGATGATGCATTAGTTGAAGATGTGTCAGATGGAGAGGTGGACTTGGGATTTGTGGGAACTCTAGGGATTATTGATGTGTATGAAGCTCTTGACCCAGGTGCAGAATCTGATGGTGCTAATTCTTGGCACTCAGAGGAGATGAAGACTCCTCCTAATTCTGAGGATGAGCTTCAATCTGATGAGGAGTCAGATGAGTTTCCAATATTTAGAAATAGTACAAGATTCGGTGAGCTACATCTACAAGTAGGTATGAAATTCAACACCAAGTATGAGTTCAGAGAAGCTGTAAGAGAGTATACTATCCAAGAGGGGAGGAGAATTAAGTTCAAAAAAAATGACAACATTCGATGCAGGGCTGTGTGCAAAGTGAAAGAGTGTGCCTGGGTTGTGTATGCCTCAAGGGACTGTGATGACTCATGTTGGCAAATCAAGACTTTCAACGACGACCATACTTGTGCAAGGGAAAACACCAACAGGGCTGCTAATAGGGCTTGGGTTGCTAGTAAATTAGTGAAAAAGGTAAGGAAATACCCCAATTTCAAGCAATGCGAGGCTGCTGTGTACTTCAGAACAAAGTGTGACCTTATTCTGAATAGAAATTCTATTGCAAGGGCACTGGTAGATGCAAGAAATGTAGTATACGGGGATGAGAAGGCACAATATGCGAAACTAAGGGACTATGCTGAAACTTTACTCAAGACAAATCCTGGATCTACGGTACAGTTATGTGTCGAACCTCAACCAAATGGAGACGTCATATTTGATAAGATGTACGTTTGTTTGTATGGTTGCAAGATGGGATTTAAGGCAGGTTGTCGCCCCTTGATTGGGCTTGATGGGGCATTTCTGAAGACACAATTTGGAGGTAAGATCTTAGCTGCTGTTGCACAAGATGCCAATCATCACATTTACGTGATTGCCTGGGCTATAGTTGAAATAGAGAATACAGAGACTTGGAGATGGTTCCTGGAGCTGCTTCATGCTGATCTTGGAGACTACAAAACTAATGGATGGTGCTTTATTTCTGATATGCAGAAG TGTATCAATGTCCTGCAAGGTTTAATTCAAGCTGTCCAGGATGTGATGCCAAGAGTTCACCACCGTTTTTGCATTTGGCACCTCTGGAGGAACTTCAACAAACAATGGAAGGAGCTTGAGTTGAGGGGACTACTTTGGGAAAGTGCCAGATCAACAACATTCCAGGATTTCATCgataatatgaaaaatattaagaGGGTAAATGAGGAGGCTTGGGCATATCTCAATAAATGGCCTAGAGAGTCATGGACAAAGTCCCAGTTCAGCCATAGGGCAAAACTGGACAACATTTGCAACAATGCCTGTGAGGTTTTCAACGCAAGAATCAAAGAGGCCAGAAGCAAACTCATAATCACATTACTTGAGGAGGTGAGAATGTTTGTGATGAGAACTATTGCGAAGAATAAGGTAAAACTGGTAAATCATGTTGGCATACTCCCTCCTGTAATTCAAAGTCGCCTAGATAAAATCAGAAAAGAATCAAAGAACTGGATGCCTATCTGGACCGGTGATGAAGACTATGAAAAATTTGAGGTTCATGGCCATCCAACAAACATGGTGGTGGATCTTGGAAAAAGGCTATGCACTTGCCAATTCTGGATGCTGACCG GCATTCCATGTGTTCATGCCTGTGCTGCCCTTGCAAGGGTAAACAAGAGGCCGGAAGACTTTTGTCACCAACTGTGTACTATGGAGACATACAACAAGACTTATGTCCATCACATTAACCCTCTTTCTGGCCAATCATTGTGGAAGAAATCCTTGTACACTCAACCACAGGCCCCTAACATTAGGAGGAGGCCTGGAGCTTTgacaaagaaaaggagaaaagaTGCTGATGAGGGCAACAGTGGTAATAAGAAAGCTAAACCTAGTGGAAGTTTGAAAAGGCATTTGAAGCCATTCACATGTAGGTATTGTGGGGTAAAAAGGCATACTAAGAGAGGGTGTTCAAAGAAGAGACTGGATGAAGTAGCTGCTGCTGTTGCAGCTGCAAAGGCTGCTTCAGATAAAGCCAAAACAAATGCTGCTCCTTCTACTTCTGAGGCTGGCCCTCAACCTCAAATTGCTGCTGCACCAGCTGATGAACCTCCTGCTGTGGAAATTGACATATCACAACCAAACTACGAAGGATCACAG GACATAGCAGGACCTGCTACAGCTCCACCATCAAGGCCACAGAAGTTGCCCACCAAAAGGAGGAGCTCACCACCACCTCAATCCATTGGTGTGGATCCAATGCAAGGAGCCAGTGTGGCTACATCTTCCAGATTGCACAATTTTATGAAGTTTGTTCCAACTCCCGGTTTCAAAGCACCAAGGAAAAAGAACAATTCATGA
- the LOC130977968 gene encoding eukaryotic translation initiation factor 3 subunit K has translation MGREAPKQQQPPVAYTVEQLVAVNRYNPDILADLENYVNEQVSSQTYSLDANLCLLRLYQFEPDKMSSQIVARILVKALMAMPAPDFSLCLFLIPERVQMEEQFKTLIVLSHYLETGRFRQFWDEAAKNRHIVDAVPGFEQAVQGYAIHVLSLTYQKVPRTVLAEAINIEGLSLDKFLEHQVANYGWVIEKSQGKGQLIVLPKNEFNDPVLKKNSSDSVPLEHITRIFPILS, from the exons atgggaAGAGAAGCACCAAAGCAGCAGCAGCCGCCGGTTGCATACACAGTAGAGCAGCTTGTTGCCGTAAATCGATATAATCCCGATATTCTTGCCGATCTCGAAAACTATGTCAACGAACAG GTCTCGTCGCAAACCTACAGCCTCGACGCAAATCTCTGCCTTCTTCGCCTCTACCAG TTTGAACCGGATAAGATGAGTTCTCAGATTGTAGCCCGCATTTTGGTTAAG GCCCTTATGGCAATGCCAGCTCCAGATTTCAGCCTGTGTCTCTTTTTGATTCCTGAGCGGGTG CAAATGGAGGAGCAGTTTAAGACACTGATTGTTCTGTCACACTATTTGGAG ACAGGAAGGTTTCGTCAGTTCTGGGATGAAGCAGCAAAAAATCGTCATATAGTTGATGCCGTTCCAG GATTTGAGCAGGCAGTCCAAGGCTATGCTATTCATGTCCTTTCCTTGACTTACCAAAAGGTTCCTAGAACTGTGCTTGCTGAG GCAATCAACATAGAAGGTTTATCCTTGGACAAATTCCTCGAGCACCAAGTAGCCAACTATGGTTGGGTCATAGAGAAGAGCCAAGGCAAGGGTCAGCTCATTGTCCTTCCCAAAAATGAATTTAATGACCCAGTTTTGAAGAAAAATTCCTCAGATAGTGTACCATTGGAGCATATTACTCGCATCTTTCCCATTCTTAGTTGA